From Streptomyces sp. NBC_00683, one genomic window encodes:
- a CDS encoding glycosyltransferase family 4 protein, which yields METQELGTDRPVRGRVVMLVDNKVEGDSRVQKAAESMAAAGWDVTLLGLVRSGNGRSWKLGDADVRLLPLKTPLAKRHAERHRSLLRRPLAYPPGPLAAYRRQWAKAWRADVATRRAALKVAPQAVGTPGFRRTEQARLKVAGPVSKVMQRWIELRSRQSTEAQKAGRRLQGPLDRAFTAAWKRAKGNRAWRRLEPALWDYELTYGKEIDALKPDLIHANDFRMLGVGARAAVRARAAGRKVKLVWDAHEFLPGVRPWEDNAHWIPGNTAHESEFAPYADAVVTVSEGLGDLLRERHSLAEQPTVVLNAPDRPVERLDEDDADPVPDLRELCGIGPDVPLVVYSGSPGPQRGLGDLVEALPHLDGVHMAFVVPSPAAGYIKGLLARAEELGAGDRLHAVPYVPHWQVVKFLSAADAGCIPIHHWPNHEIALITKFFEYSHARLPLVVSDVKTMSEVTRSTGQGEVCTAEDVPDLVRAIKQVLADPERYRAAYDKPGLLDTWTWEAQAEVLDGLYTNLLSDREKAENRL from the coding sequence ATGGAGACGCAGGAACTCGGCACCGACAGGCCCGTCAGGGGCCGGGTCGTCATGCTGGTCGACAACAAGGTCGAAGGCGATTCGCGCGTACAGAAGGCTGCCGAGTCCATGGCCGCGGCAGGCTGGGACGTGACGCTGCTGGGCCTGGTCCGCTCGGGCAACGGGCGCAGCTGGAAGCTGGGCGACGCCGACGTGCGGCTGCTGCCGCTGAAGACGCCCCTGGCGAAGCGGCATGCCGAGCGGCACCGCTCGCTGCTGCGCCGTCCGCTGGCGTATCCGCCCGGTCCGCTCGCCGCCTATCGCCGGCAGTGGGCGAAGGCGTGGCGCGCCGACGTGGCGACACGTCGTGCCGCGCTCAAGGTGGCGCCGCAGGCAGTCGGTACCCCGGGCTTCCGCAGGACGGAGCAGGCCCGCCTCAAGGTGGCCGGGCCGGTGTCGAAGGTGATGCAGCGCTGGATCGAACTCCGGTCCCGCCAGTCCACCGAGGCGCAGAAGGCCGGCCGCCGGCTCCAGGGGCCGCTGGACCGGGCGTTCACCGCGGCCTGGAAGAGGGCCAAGGGGAACAGGGCCTGGCGCAGGCTCGAGCCCGCACTGTGGGACTACGAGCTCACGTACGGCAAGGAGATCGACGCCCTCAAGCCCGACCTGATCCATGCCAACGACTTCCGGATGCTCGGAGTCGGCGCCCGCGCGGCGGTCCGCGCCAGGGCCGCGGGCCGGAAGGTCAAGCTGGTCTGGGACGCGCACGAGTTCCTGCCGGGCGTCCGCCCGTGGGAGGACAACGCGCACTGGATTCCCGGCAACACGGCGCACGAGAGCGAGTTCGCCCCGTACGCGGACGCGGTGGTGACCGTCTCCGAGGGCCTCGGCGACCTGCTGCGCGAGCGCCACTCCCTGGCCGAGCAGCCGACGGTCGTCCTCAACGCGCCCGACCGGCCGGTCGAGCGGCTCGACGAGGACGACGCCGACCCGGTTCCGGATCTGCGCGAACTGTGCGGCATCGGCCCGGATGTTCCGCTGGTCGTCTACAGCGGCTCGCCCGGTCCGCAGCGTGGCCTCGGCGACCTGGTGGAGGCACTGCCGCACCTCGACGGCGTGCACATGGCGTTCGTCGTTCCCAGTCCGGCCGCCGGCTACATAAAGGGCCTCCTGGCCCGGGCCGAGGAGCTGGGGGCGGGCGACCGTCTGCACGCGGTTCCGTACGTACCGCACTGGCAGGTCGTGAAGTTCCTGTCCGCGGCGGACGCCGGCTGCATCCCGATCCACCACTGGCCGAACCACGAGATCGCTCTGATCACCAAGTTCTTCGAGTACTCGCACGCCCGGCTGCCCCTGGTCGTCAGCGATGTGAAGACCATGTCCGAGGTGACCCGTTCGACCGGTCAGGGCGAGGTCTGCACCGCTGAGGACGTTCCCGATCTGGTCCGCGCGATCAAGCAGGTGCTGGCCGATCCCGAGCGCTACCGCGCCGCCTACGACAAGCCCGGCCTGCTGGACACCTGGACCTGGGAAGCGCAGGCCGAGGTTCTCGACGGCCTGTACACCAACCTGCTCTCAGACCGCGAGAAGGCGGAAAACAGACTATGA